The Macaca thibetana thibetana isolate TM-01 chromosome 19, ASM2454274v1, whole genome shotgun sequence genome has a segment encoding these proteins:
- the LOC126941692 gene encoding uncharacterized protein LOC126941692 — protein sequence MKGGERGNSTGKCSWRDGALGVQIPGVHGACRRGCPKRQGAALLSASRSPSILSLLPDSGPRTTFRLTFQRSAFSQSDLCFSKAELLEALCTSPSGSFQPCQDPDLGQGAKRRLHLPSQVRVAGGDEVGWDSAAFIPILQVRPPLGLIPCLVPPQALWTTEATAAAPKAVRILSAEARTSSSITLSWAAPRTQTCRLPSTGSGGGHDQREHKHVRLLARGPDPKTCPYWLHWASDSSDFRVPVEGLTAGTSMWAQ from the exons ATGAAAGGCGGGGAAAGAGGAAATTCCACAGGAAAGTGCAGCTGGAGGGACGGGGCTCTGGGTGTGCAGATTCCAGGGGTGCATGGGGCCTGCAGACGTGGCTGTCCAAAGCGACAGGGCGCTGCCCTCCTGTCAGCATCCCGCAGCCCCAGCATCCTGTCTCTCCTCCCTGATTCTGGCCCCCGGACGACCTTTCGTCTGACTTTTCAAAGGTCTGCTTTCTCACAGtctgatttgtgtttctctaaagCAGAGCTCTTAGAGGCGCTGTGCACATCCCCCTCAGGCTCCTTCCAGCCCTGCCAGGACCCAGACCTGGGGCAAGGAGCAAAACGCCGTCTCCATCTTCCCTCTCAAGTCAGGGTGGCTGGTGGGGATGAGGTGGGGTGGGACTCAGCAGCCTTCATTCCGATCCTGCAGGTCAGACCACCCCTGGGTCTGATTCCCTGTCTGGTCCCTCCCCAGGCCCTCTGGACGACAGAGGCCACAGCAGCAG CCCCCAAGGCAGTCAGAATCCTGAGTGCGGAGGCTcggacctccagctccatcaccCTGAGCTGGGCAGCCCCAAGGACCCAGACCTGCAGACTTCCATCTACTGGGTCCGGGGGCGGGCATGACCAGCGGGAACACAAGCACGTCAGACTGCTGGCTAGGG GCCCAGACCCCAAGACCTGCCCCTACTGGCTCCACTGGGCCAGTGACTCCTCAGACTTCAGGGTGCCTGTGGAGGGCCTGACTGCAGGGACCAGCATGTGGGCGCAGTAG